AAGCAGAGATGCGCCAAAGACAAGTAGCTGATGAACGCGTGCGTTCCGCGGCACAAAGAGCTTTGAATGCTTTCCAAGAGCAAGAAGAAATCTTTGCCACTAAAGGTGCCGCTATGAAAAAAACGGCGGCGGCTCCTGCGGCTGTCGTCGCAAGACCGGCACCGGCTCCCGTGGCAGCGGCGGAGTCGGCGGAAATTCTTGCATTGAAAAATGAAATCGCAAGTTTGAAAAACGTCATCAGTCAATTCCAACAAATCCCGCAAAGTTTCGTCGGCACTCATCCTGGCGCGGACTACGGGATCAATTACGACTTGAGTTTTGTTTTTGAAAAACTCACAAGCGCGGGTATGGCACCGGAAATCGCGGCCGAAATTCTCACAAGCGCGCAAGACAGTTTGCCGGCTTTGAAATTGAAAAACCGCGCTTTGGTGGAAGCGTACGTTGCCCGTCACGTTTTGGATGCGACTAAAATCGCTCACCATCCGACGCAGGGAAAAATCCATTGTTTCGTAGGTCCCGCAGGCAGCGGAAAAACTTCGGCGTTGATCAAAATGGCCAGCCACATGGTGGTGCGTGAGGGCAAGAAGATCGCATTGTTCACAACGGACACTTTCAAAGTGGGCGCTGCCGATCAGATGAAGATTTATGCGCAGATTCTTAACGTTCCATTCTCAGTGATTCGCTCACAGAACGATTGGACAAACTTGATGCGCTATCTTGCGAATGTCGACTGTGTTTTGGTTGACTACACAGGCTTGAGCTTAAAGAACAACGATGAAATTCAAATGCTGAAAAGCTTGTTGCCGCCGGCAGCATTGAATCCAAACATTCACTTGGTGCTTTCAACAAACGCGAAAGATTCTGATGCGACAGAGTTAGGCCGCCGTTATTCGATGGTAAGTTATAAAGATGTGGTCTTCACTTCTTTGGACGAATCCACGCAGCACGGGACAATCTACAACTTCATGAAACGCTTCGACGTTCCATTGCATTCATTCGGTATCGGTTCGCGTGTACCGGAAGACTTTGAGTTTGCAACAAAAGAACGTCTTTTGGATTTGATCTTTAAGATCACTAAAATCAAAC
This region of Bdellovibrio sp. 22V genomic DNA includes:
- the flhF gene encoding flagellar biosynthesis protein FlhF, which gives rise to MQVKKFEARTMKEALEMVKTQLGPDAIILSARDNNKSYGLVGEGSVEITAAVSEETLQKKRFAESRLREQDREKFLKSPARQQKELIHKMVEKHVQKSQAPAPITQRRYIDIEDEAEMRQRQVADERVRSAAQRALNAFQEQEEIFATKGAAMKKTAAAPAAVVARPAPAPVAAAESAEILALKNEIASLKNVISQFQQIPQSFVGTHPGADYGINYDLSFVFEKLTSAGMAPEIAAEILTSAQDSLPALKLKNRALVEAYVARHVLDATKIAHHPTQGKIHCFVGPAGSGKTSALIKMASHMVVREGKKIALFTTDTFKVGAADQMKIYAQILNVPFSVIRSQNDWTNLMRYLANVDCVLVDYTGLSLKNNDEIQMLKSLLPPAALNPNIHLVLSTNAKDSDATELGRRYSMVSYKDVVFTSLDESTQHGTIYNFMKRFDVPLHSFGIGSRVPEDFEFATKERLLDLIFKITKIKQQESEAV